Proteins encoded within one genomic window of Vanrija pseudolonga chromosome 3, complete sequence:
- the RAV1_1 gene encoding Regulator of V-ATPase in vacuolar membrane protein 1: MSLKLRQTIPGRPRRESPAPLAALSTPNGAYFAYPSSTNVILVHPDGELHDTLSFWEALPYRAGPSGIGSRDVEGVVARDDTVSCGRGHRRLEQGAPLTGSLQIIAWSGVYVVLWQLNAADPSPEWVVHSTIVASASISSLDYQTGTAALGTAAGVELWRVEPEAEVVVWDRVWKSTTASPPLVAIPPARTHVAWYFKGSRTVTVQTLGPRGQASGEPQDIRQPREIEWIGWRYSPSGDAQLYVISTNAILRIFATVLDDPSWFQLLYSVDHRSFSQLGGTDKGKSTDFGSIWVPESQVLQHGADDALATAKTKGLRLSPKVENVLELVKTGELDLAVWFGPNGTVALRSLLNLDRKPPTLIHSEPLGSVSVNVSANWSTRGQLARHCIAGTLFVGFPPSDSNADASFLSLSLIDLFGLDDSALIGSTPEPDFETMSVLMTQDIKQFVRTPNGRGLLAVGEGGEVGIWEKRRLGKLSTDPHVKLPVSLVGKGQWQAPVTPILYSIYAKGRGVASYFNDPVHGPRVVLQHLDPGDGTPTEQVVLPHFQPKAGDEIKMLLAVSDIDDGYSSRRRRTRRAVIMAVAASGEAWVWRIDPAPTSPRQELSQSPLETPKRSNRRLSVDSPSTSPLRGASYSAAAPNIYRSDKPITTLISHSVLPIEGGGKPRFILPVDPMGWHTTTVDWETDTPLQDMVVTVSENGVLEFWKPRLGQHMPGTRRPTIQGDWHCLDAEDSHVAWFRSSVVHTEKKNVSLARCSSRKKTVLVCELANGQHEMTIWDSNVSEFSTGLELTFAFEHGEVIQDLDWTTTSDLQSVLAVGFPHHIVLVCEQRMSYVEVTPGWAPFINIDMRKYTSVPINDSIWIAGGSFAVGVGNQIFVFSRFLEQHTPLPSPGQSVHHVEVDDNDDDPEDIFELIAHQNGPLFDFHPTMIMQCLLWDKIDLVKRILCTLVKDIREDEVDGKRRLVFQRLDPLEFHTTSSKPKKAKEATDYSNLFTFTPTVTSDDDDPFNADLVQELVDKIDGPVKIPLSQGEKSLLAALAQATLEVEQSRRSLDLCGLRYLISIRTFVNRDRRAAGQQSGAVTPRGGVPGLPPPPVTHARISFRNIVWATHSESQEVLLQAAGQACENNKMMWEDAKRLGIFLWLKSTDAIRSQMEVVARNRFMAGDGGDRDPIACSLIFFALGKKQVVHGLWRQAPGHKEQSMMMKFLANDFTLDRWKTAAAKNAYALLSKQRYEYAAAFFMLAGKPKDAITVCLRQLNDWQLAVALARCIEGASGGELLRWVLLDTVLPIAYKGGHRWLASWALWMLNRRDLAVRVLITPMDDVAEAWSETTKLPVGQPDNDDPSLLLLFQHLKGKTLQTAKGTSEISEKLEFDFVLHNAVVFCRMGCHPLGLDLLRSWSFERPYFPPPKRREAPSPVQVTTPLEQRNGMITSSPTRAKQPLAPRRRASFMLSNPHGRESMVMDMDVLSEGGTEPPTREATPPGQKATPTTPAGDLFAGMPGWGAPAAGFHKQSDTHMPTLSEEPASNGIAGPSPQKAETTNPMKHQRHGVRQGSMAFDMDSFFGNKDRLLALHVASPLPGSVFEDSGGPSRSSTPSVNLMRDLARNEDQGATEFNLDTFGFGGPAPPHVPTRTPSPRHIASNHSTNANSTTATPPASITPPNKIGLMSSARKADPAQGGAEFSFDGFDEVPSAGAKTTTAPIGSAASAASVTASVPTSTSTASGTKDASKPASAIKSKIGNLFKGHKSDASQGATEFDAGNFDLADKPRVPTRADPAADDGTPALGATSFGKVGDENDPAAKTADTKVASKVAPNVASKDAAPEPVDVVDEADLKTARVPTRAEPPADTGTPTLTATTFGKEGDENDPSAKAKPAAVSRAAAGAAAEPFDDAELGGKPRIPTRADPPASTGAVSLAATTSSSFGKVGDANDPQAKPVTANTKPAATSSKVAASPSDVVDDVAVGGKPRVPARPDPTAGDDGIPVLTATQFGKDSGGESKGTAGASLFAKDVTTAAPEPKAAADSKAAEVTKLADSKAAEAPKPAAAEPAKPSGSLMKDNKSQAAQGGADFNMDDFF; encoded by the exons ATGTCGCTCAAGCTCCGGCAGACCATCCCCGGTCGACCGAGGCGAGAGTctcccgccccgctcgcggcgctgtccACGCCCAACGGCGCATACTTT GCATACCCTTCCTCGACTAATGTCATCCTTGTCCACCCCGATGGCGAGCTGCACGATACGCTCTCGTTCTGGGAAGCGCTGCCTTACCGTGCAGGCCCGTCAGGCATCGGGTCGCGCGATGTAGAAGGCgtcgtggcgcgcgacgacactGTGAGTTGTGGTCGAGGCCATCGCCGTCTGGAGCAAGGCGCGCCGCTGACCGGTTCACTCCAGATTATCGCTTGGAGTGGCGTCTATGTCGTTCTGTGGCAGCTCAACGCTGCAGATCCTTCGCCTGAATGGGTCGTGCACTCGACTATCGTTGCCTCGGCCAGCATCTCATCGCTAGACTACCAGACTG GGACGGCCGCGCTGGGTACGGCAGCCGGTGTCGAGCTGTGGCGTGTTGAGCCTGAAGCTGAGGTTGTGGTGTGGGACCGTGTTTGGAAGTC CACCACCGCGTCCccgcccctcgtcgccattcCACCCGCACGCACCCACGTTGCCTGGTATTTCAAG GGTTCGAGAACGGTGACAGTACAGACGCTTGGGCCGCGTGGCCAGGCGTCTGGCGAGCCGCAAGACATTCGTCAGCCACGCGAGATTGAGTGGATTGGTTGGCGATACTCTCCTTC TGGCGACGCCCAGCTCTACGTCATCTCTACCAATGCTATCCTGCGCATCTTTGCgaccgtgctcgacgaccccTCCTGGTTCCAGCTCCTCTACTCGGTCGACCACCGGTCGTtctcgcagctcggcggAACCGACAAGGGCAAGTCGACAGACTTTGGCTCCATCTGGGTCCCCGAGTCCCAGGTACTCCAGCATGGCGctgacgacgcgctcgccacggCAAAAACCAAGGGCCTGAGGCTGTCACCAAAGGTCGAGaacgtgctcgagctcgtcaagacTGGTGAGCTGGACCTAGCCGTGTGGTTTGGCCCAAACGGGACTGTTGCCCTTCGATCTCTTTTG AACCTCGATCGGAAACCCCCAACGCTTATCCATTCCGAACCCCTCGGCTCAGTCTCCGTCAACGTTAGTGCCAACTGGTCGACCCGAGGCCAACTCGCTCGCCACTGCATTGCCGGGACCCTCTTTGTTGGCTTCCCGCCTTCCGACTCCAACGCCGATGCTTCcttcctctctctctccctgATCGACCTTTTCGGtctcgacgactcggcccTGATCGGATCGACGCCCGAGCCAGACTTTGAGACCATGTCGGTGCTCATGACCCAGGACATCAAGCAGTTCGTCCGTACCCCGAACGGCCGTGGCCTGCTCGCTGTCGGAGAAGGCGGGGAGGTTGGCATCTGGGAGAAGcggcgcctcggcaagctgTCAACCGACCCCCACGTCAAGTTGCCAGTTtccctcgtcggcaagggcCAGTGGCAGGCACCGGTAACCCCGATTCTGTATTCCATCTACGCCAAGGGCCGTGGTGTCGCCTCCTACTTCAACGACCCAGTCCATGGGCCTCGCGTCGTTCTCCAACACCTCGACCCAGGAGATGGCACGCCGACAGAGCAGGTCGTCCTTCCTCATTTCCAACCCAAGGCAGGCGACGAGATCAAGATGCTGCTGGCCGTGTCGGACATTGACGACGGCTACagttctcgtcgtcgccgaacTCGCCGCGCGGTCATCATGGCTGTtgcagccagcggcgaggcCTGGGTCTGGAGGATCGACCCGGCACCGACGTCGCCCCGTCAAGAGCTCTCCCAGTCTCCGCTCGAGACACCTAAACGATCCAACAGGCGGCTGTCGGTCGATTCGCCCTCTACCAGCCCTCTTCGCGGCGCGTCATA ctcggcggctgcTCCCAACATCTATCGCAGCGACAAGCCCATCACAACCCTCATCTCGCACTCGGTTCTCCCAATCGAAGGCGGAGGCAAGCCGAGGTTCATCCTCCCTGTCGATCCCATGGGCTggcacaccaccaccgttgACTGGGAGACCGACACTCCACTTCAGGACATGGTCGTCACAGTCTCAGAGAACGGCGTACTCGAGTTCTGGAAGCCCAGGCTAGGCCAGCATATGCCAGGTACTCGGAGACCGACAATTCAAGGTGACTGGCACTGCCTCGACGCGGAGGATAGCCATGTTGCGTGGTTCCGCAGCAGCGTCGTCCACACCGAGAAGAAGAATGTTTCACTGGCCCGCTGCAGCTCGAGAAAGAAGACTGTGTTGG TTTGCGAACTTGCCAATGGCCAGCACGAGATGACGATCTGGGACTCGAACGTCAGCGAGTTCTCCACAGGTCTGGAGCTCACCTTTGCCTTCGA GCATGGGGAGGTGATCCAGGACCTAGActggacgacgacctcggacCTTCAGTcagtgctcgccgtcggcttcCCCCACCATATCGTTCTGGTATGCGAGCAGCGTATGAGCTACGTCGAGGTCACACCTGGCTGGGCGCCATTTATCAACATCGATATGAGAAAGTACACGTCGGTGCCGATCAACGACTCTATCTGGATTGCTGGAGGCTCGtttgccgtcggcgtgggcaaCCAGATCTTCGTATTCAGCCGTTTCCTCGAACAGCACACCCCGCTGCCTTCGCCCGGTCAGTCGGTGCACCATGTGGAAGtggacgacaacgacgacgacccagaGGACATCTTCGAGCTCATCGCGCATCAGAACGGCCCGCTGTTCGACTTCCACCCGACCATGATCATGCAGTGTCTCCTTTGGG ACAAGATCGACTTGGTCAAGCGCATCCTCTGCACTCTTGTCAAGGATATTCGGGAAGACGAAGTCGACGGCAAGAGGCGACTCGTGttccagcgcctcgacccTCTCGAGTTCCACACCACCAGctccaagcccaagaaggccaaggaggctaCCGACTACTCGAACCTGTTCACATTCACTCCGACGGtcacgagcgacgacgacgacccgttcAATGCCGATCTGGTGCAAGAGCTTGTGGACAAGATTGATGGTCCGGTTAAGATCCCTCTGAGCCAGGGTGAGAAGTCGTTGCTTGCTGCCCTGGCACAGGCTACACTCGAGGTTGAGCAATCTCGCCGTTCGTTGGACCTCTGCGGTCTGCGTTATCTCATCTCGATCAGGACGTTTGTCAACCGCGACAGACGAGCCGCCGGCCAGCAATCAGGCGCAGTCactcctcgcggcggcgtgccagGGCTGCCACCTCCCCCGGTCACCCATGCACGCATCTCGTTCCGCAACATTGTCTGGGCGACCCACAGTGAAAGCCAGGAAGTCCTCTTACAAGCTGCCGGTCAGGCTTGCGAGAACAACAAGATGATGTGGGAGGATGCGAAACGGCTGGGCATCTTCCTCTGGCTCAAATCGACCGATGCGATTCGAAGCCAGATGGAGGTTGTCGCACGTAACCGATTCATGGCCGGCGACGGAGGAGACCGCGACCCCATCGCTTGCTCGCTCATCTTCTTCGCTCTGGGCAAGAAGCAAGTGGTGCACGGCCTCTGGCGCCAGGCTCCAGGTCACAAGGAGCAGTCCATGATGATGAAGTTCTTAGCCAACGACTTCACTCTCGACCGCTGGAAGACGGCTGCTGCGAAGAACGCGTACGCCCTGTTGAGCAAGCAGCGTTATG AGTACGCCGCAGCGTTCTTCATGCTCGCAGGCAAGCCCAAGGACGCCATCACTGTCTGCTTGAGGCAACTCAACGACTGGCAGCTGGCTGTGGCTCTGGCGCGCTGTATCGAGGGCGCCTCGGGTGGTGAGCTCCTCCGCTGGGTGCTTCTCGACACAGTCCTTCCCATTGCGTACAAGGGAGGACACCGCTGGTTGGCGTCATGGGCGCTGTGGATGCTCAACCGCCGCGACCTGGCTGTCCGTGTTCTCATT ACCCCCATGGACGACGTTGCAGAGGCCTGGAGCGAGACGACCAAGCTACCCGTGGGCCAgcccgacaacgacgacccTTCGCTCCTACTCCTCTTCCAGCacctcaagggcaagaccCTGCAGACTGCAAAGGGAACGAGCGAGATATCGGAGAAACTCGAGTTTGACTTTGTGCTCCACAATGCGGTGGTGTTCTGCCGCATGGGCTGCCACCCACTTGGTCTGGACCTTCTCCGCTCTTGGTCGTTCGAGCGGCCGTACTTCCCACCACCAAAGCGCCGCGAGGCTCCGTCGCCCGTTCAGGTCACCACACCGCTGGAACAACGCAACGGCATGATTACTTCCAGTCCCACGCGCGCCAAGCAGCCGCttgcacctcggcgacgtgcaTCCTTCATGCTATCCAACCCCCACGGCCGCGAGAGCATGGTCATGGATATGGATGTGCTGTCCGAGGGTGGAACAGAGCCGCCAACCAGAGAGGCGACACCTCCCGGCCagaaggcgacgccgaccacgccAGCTGGGGACCTGTTTGCAGGTATGCCTGGCTGGGGAGCCCCTGCGGCCGGCTTCCACAAGCAGTCGGACACTCACATGCCCACTCTGTCAGAGGAGCCAGCGTCGAACGGCATTGCGGGACCATCGCCGCAGAAGGCCGAGACGACCAACCCCATGAAACACCAGCGTCATGGCGTCCGCCAAGGCTCCATGGCATTCGACATGGACTCTTTCTTTGGAAACAAGGACCGGTTGCTGGCACTTCATGTAGCATCGCCATTGCCAGGCTCCGTGTTTGAGGACAGTGGTGGGCCGTCGCGATCGTCGACTCCATCGGTTAATCTGATGAGGGATCTTGCACGAAACGAGGATCAGGGTGCGACCGAGTTCAACCTAGACACATTTGGCTTTGGTGGTCCCGCGCCTCCACATGTGCCTACCCGCACACCGTCGCCAAGGCATATCGCGTCCAACCATTCCACCAACGCCAACTCGACAACTGCTACACCACCAGCCTCAATCACACCACCAAACAAGATTGGGCTCATGTCGTCTGCTCGCAAGGCCGACCCCGCCCAAGGCGGCGCCGAATTCAGCTTTGACGGCTTTGACGAAGTGCCtagcgccggcgccaagacTACTACGGCTCCGATTGGATCCGcggcctccgccgccagcgtcacCGCGTCAGTTCCCACATCGACATCCACGGCCAGCGGTACCAAGGACGCATCCAAGCCAGCATCCGCCATCAAGTCAAAGATCGGCAACTTGTTCAAGGGCCACAAGTCGGACGCATCGCAAGGCGCGACCGAGTTTGACGCTGGCAACTTTGACCTGGCTGATAAGCCAAGGGTTCCCACGCGGGCCGATCCTGCTGCGGATGACGGGACGCCTGCACTTGGTGCGACGTCGTTCGGCAAGGTTGGCGATGAGAACGACCCAGCTGCCAAGACGGCAGACACCAAGGTCGCGTCCAAGGTCGCCCCCAATGTCGCGTCCAAGGATGCTGCCCCCGAGCCAGTGGATGTTGTCGATGAAGCCGACTTGAAGACTGCACGCGTTCCCACACGTGCCGAGCCGCCCGCCGACACTGGCACCCCCACCCTCACAGCCACCACGTTtggcaaggagggcgacgagaaCGACCCGAGCGCAAAGGCCAAGCCGGCGGCTGTCAGTAGGGCGGCGgctggtgctgcggcggagccgttcgacgacgccgagttgGGAGGCAAACCCCGCATCCCCACACGTGCCGATCCTCCTGCGAGCACGGGCGCAGTGTCACTCGCCGCCACGACGTCATCCTCATTCGGCAAGGTTGGGGATGCCAACGACCCGCAAGCGAAGCCGGTTACGGCGAACACCAAGCCCGCTGCTACCAGCTCCAaggtcgcggcgtcgccatcagacgtggtcgacgacgtcgcggttGGTGGCAAGCCGCGTGTTCCTGCCCGGCCTGATCCCACTGCTGGTGATGACGGCATCCCCGTCCTCACTGCGACGCAGTTTGGCAAGGACAGCGGAGGCGAGAGCAAGGGCACGGCTGGCGCGTCGCTGTTCGCCAAGGACGTAacgacggccgcgcccgagcccaagGCAGCGGCCGACTCGAAAGCCGCAGAGGTGACCAAGCTGGCAGACTcgaaggctgccgaggcgcccaagcccgctgctgccgagcccgccaaACCCTCCGGCAGCCTCATGAAGGACAACAAGTCGCAGGCTGCGCAAGGGGGAGCCGACTTCAACATGGATGACTTTTTCTAG